One genomic region from Lepisosteus oculatus isolate fLepOcu1 chromosome 20, fLepOcu1.hap2, whole genome shotgun sequence encodes:
- the ddx28 gene encoding probable ATP-dependent RNA helicase DDX28: MYCFGVTRVTLSAVTLKTAKELCSAANYMRGSRSLSWVMPCSALPSRGKSKIAHSGTEQTVIRVPRWMQERIDSVEKVKSKQFRKVITARPGKMLVVSRRPQFSQPSSHTLGKFETPLLASRGWKHKKSFGDYFTINNTQDAPPFIMEDQKGEKEEGKSKVTFKSLHLFTELVETLQAMGIVNPTTVQLETIPKLLRGHHVLCAAETGSGKTLTYLLPVIQKLISAAREGEPGAQTRCVVLVPSRELAEQVKGVAQSLCRPLGLAVRAVGGGRGVGSIKRVFSCGPPDLLVATPGALYKALRRRCVDLSELSYLVMDEADTLFDESFAGMVESILLQTQVASSPLETTGLDRGTQLVMIGATFPGGVGELLGQVTDLGSVVTVKSRGLHCLMPHVKQTFMKMRGADKLLELLQAVRAVAAEQEGSGVLVFCNSAATVNWLGYELEEQGMKHLRLQGQMPAARRAGIFRMFQKGQVDVLVCTDIASRGLDTQRVKLVVNYDCPPTLTDYLHRAGRVGRAGSGAGGVVLSFVTHPWDVELVQKIETATRRRRSLPGMESAIHKPLPSAAADSELQ, encoded by the coding sequence ATGTACTGTTTCGGGGTGACTCGCGTCACCTTGTCTGCCGTGACGCTTAAGACAGCTAAAGAGTTATGTTCAGCGGCGAATTACATGAGAGGCTCTCGGAGCCTCAGCTGGGTCATGCCCTGTTCTGCCCTCCCGAGCCGAGGCAAGTCGAAGATTGCACACAGCGGCACGGAGCAGACAGTAATCCGGGTTCCTCGCTGGATGCAAGAACGCATCGACAGCGTCGAGAAGGTGAAAAGCAAACAGTTCCGGAAGGTAATTACGGCCCGACCCGGCAAGATGCTGGTAGTCAGCAGACGTCCTCAGTTCAGCCAGCCCTCCAGCCACACCCTGGGCAAATTTGAGACGCCTCTCCTTGCTTCCAGAGGCTGGAAACACAAAAAGTCATTCGGGGACTATTTTACCATAAACAACACCCAGGACGCACCGCCGTTCATCATGGAGGACCAGAAGGGGGAGAAAGAGGAAGGCAAGAGTAAAGTAACCTTTAAGTCTTTACACCTGTTCACAGAGTTAGTAGAAACACTTCAGGCTATGGGTATCGTTAATCCCACCACTGTGCAGCTGGAGACCATTCCCAAATTACTGCGCGGCCACCACGTTCTCTGTGCAGCCGAAACAGGGAGTGGAAAAACACTGACCTATTTACTGCCCGTAATCCAGAAGCTGATCAGTGCCGCTCGGGAGGGTGAACCGGGAGCCCAGACTCGGTGTGTGGTGCTAGTGCCGTCCAGGGAACTGGCTGAGCAGGTGAAAGGGGTGGCCCAGTCCCTGTGCCGCCCCCTGGGGCTGGCTGTGAGAGCAGTGGGCGGGGGCAGAGGTGTTGGCAGCATTAAACGGGTCTTCTCCTGCGGCCCGCCGGATCTTCTGGTTGCCACCCCAGGGGCCCTGTACAAGGCCCTCCGCAGGCGCTGCGTGGACCTGAGTGAGCTCAGCTACTTGGTCATGGATGAGGCAGACACATTGTTCGACGAGAGCTTCGCGGGGATGGTGGAGAGCATTCTGCTGCAGACGCAGGTGGCGTCAAGCCCCCTGGAGACCACGGGCCTGGACCGCGGGACCCAGCTGGTGATGATCGGGGCCACGTTCCCGGGGGGCGTTGGCGAGCTTCTCGGCCAAGTCACTGACCTCGGGAGCGTTGTCACCGTTAAGAGCCGAGGTCTGCACTGCCTGATGCCACACGTCAAGCAGACCTTCATGAAGATGCGGGGCGCCGACAAGCtgctggagctgctgcaggCCGTCAGGGCTGTGGCCGCAGAGCAGGAGGGGTCGGGGGTGTTGGTGTTCTGTAACAGCGCCGCCACGGTGAACTGGCTGGGCTACGAGCTGGAGGAGCAGGGCATGAAGCACCTGAGGCTGCAGGGACAGATGCCAGCGGCCAGGCGGGCTggtattttcagaatgtttcagAAAGGCCAGGTGGACGTCCTGGTCTGCACTGACATTGCATCCAGGGGCCTGGACACCCAGAGGGTGAAGCTGGTGGTCAACTACGACTGTCCTCCCACGCTCACCGATTACCTGCACAGGGCGGGGCGCGTGGGGCGCGCGGGCAGCGGGGCCGGGGGCGTGGTGCTCAGCTTTGTCACGCACCCCTGGGACGTGGAGCTGGTCCAGAAGATTGAGACAGCCACACGGAGGAGAAGGAGCCTGCCAGGGATGGAGTCTGCCATTCACAAACCTCTGCCTAGTGCGGCAGCCGATAGTGAACTTCAATAA